The DNA region aatatacatatacatatgtatgttaacAATAAATGGTAAAGCCCCACAGAAATATGTTCTTATTATGCACGAGGAACGGCTCCTTAAGGAGTTGTGAAGTATATATGGTACTCACGGGCCTGGTTCTCCAGATATAACTGCTCAAACTCCCGCTCGATCTGGGCGAAGAGGACGTGCAGACGTGCCCGGAAAGGTGCATCCTCCGGAACGCCGGCCACGTCCTCCGTCAAACTGGTGAGACGCACAGCCCGTGTCTTGCTAGCCTTCATGCTCACTTTTCGCCTTTTTGTTGTGTATCTCGCAAGTGATTTTCTGAGCCGAGCTGGTCGGCGATTTCCGTTTCCAGTTGGTCAGGGCGCCCAAGGGAATCCAATTAGCGGTCAGGGGTTGCAGACTCGCGCTCTATTGATCCATCTTCCACTGCTGGCGACGCATTTGCTGCTTTGGCTGGCTGACGGACTGCTGTTGCACTTGGTTTTCGCAATGATAATATACCTATTATGGGTGTAGGTGTGCGCGGGGCGAGTAGCCGGAACAGCTGGTGATGTAGATGTGTTTATCGAGTGGAATCGATGTGCGGTTATCGCAGTATCGGCCAGTggcacactgagagaaaattaaacaaaacaaaaattaaatagcattttattaattattttaccCTTTACGTTACCCTTGaagttataaattataaaggttcaaaaaaatgttaatgtgTTGATTTGAAGTGACACTTATAATTACACTACATATTGTtggaatttcataaattattgttatattaaatattaatttatgcttaagaatttttgtttaagtaattttatttttctcaaGTTTGAGAGGCTCTGGAGTCAGTGCTGAGCAACAATTACTTTATTTCGAATCTGACACGTGAAgttaaataagtttaaatatagatttaaatttatggaTCGGCGCTTATTAACAATAATGTATACGGGTTGATTATCCGGTTATAACCCTTTAAAACCAAAGTAATATCCCTTATCAACACTGTGTATTTGAACAGCTGTTTGGCCTGTTAATTCTATGTACTATTTTTGAAACGACAATTAGGGTTTCGAGACCAACAACTTGGACACCCTTTTAGTTTGATCCCCATCGAACAGCTGACAGACCTTCGGACCCGTTAGATTTCCACGATCGCCCTGCATATGATATCATATCTCCCATTACAACGCTGCAGTTCGATCAAACCGGTTTGTCGCCTTTCGACTTTTCGGTGGTCTCAGTTCACGTTCATTTCCCAACCAGTCcaattgcttttattttgctcGGCTGCCAACGAAATCGTTTAAATCCACCCACCTCCATCCTTTCATTCAGTTCGGCTTGGGAATAGCAGCATGAAAAACGTTTTGGATGTAATGTCGTTGCAGCAGCACGTGGAGTCGAACAAGGCGCAGACCATGAAGCCCATCGACTATCGGTAAGTTGGATGATTCAACCTAAAGATACCACCATGTATATCTGTGCCACCTGTGCCGCAGCAAACTGAACAAACCCGGAGTGGTGCCGATGTACATCTTTGAGTGCGCGGCCAAGTTGAAAATGAAACCACTGACGGCAGCCTGTGCAGCCATAGTGTTCCATCGTTTCTTCCGGGAGGTCAAGCCCAGTGACTACGATGAGTTCGTGAGTATACCATGCCCCAAAATCGAACCCATCTCATAAGATCAACCCTCTGGAATCCTCAGCTCATTGCCGCGTCCTCGCTGTACTTGGCTGGCAAAATCAAGGAGGACGAAAGTGTTAAGATACGCGATGTCATCAACGTGGCATATTGCACCCTGAACCGGGGCAATGCTCCGTTGGACCTGAACGATGAGTACTGGTCGATGAGGGACGCCATTGTCCAGGCCGAGCTGCTCATAACGCGCACCCTGGGCTTCGATCTGAACATAGATCTGGCCCACAAGTACTTACTGCACTACATGAAGACCCTGCAAGACTGGGTGGGCACCGAGGTGTGGAACTCGGTGCCCATCGCCAAGGCAGCCGCCTCCTATCTGCAAGACTTTCACCACAGCGCCAATATCCTGAAGTACAAGCCCACCCATGTGGCCATAGGATGCCTCTCGCTGGCCCTCCAGACCTACGGCATTCAGGTGCCGCTCACCGACGAGTCCGACGAATCCGCCATGTGGTACAAGCCCTTGGTCAAGGACTTCACCAGAGAGAACCAGTGGGAAATCATCGAGAATGTGATCGAAGTTTACAAGCATGAGGCCTTCCTGAAGGCCGCCTAATCCCTCTGAGACTGTCAAAACCATTCCTTCTTCCATCTGAACTTATTTATTTCCCATCGCACCTCATGAACCAATCTTAGATTTTACTAGACGTATGCTCAAATCTCCATTGCATTTACTTCCCCTTGCCAAAACTAATAAATCTACCGGGAATGAAATGCTTCTGTGCTCGGAGGGCGACAGTACTTTTACCTATCACCGGAGACGATAGATATATTCCTAAcgtttaattatttatacaatgattcaataaacgattgttctgtaaaaattatattttcccTGGGTCTATATGATTATAAAGTATTTTAAGATTTTTAGTTTTGGCGCATTTATCacagcatttaaaaaaaataaaaatgactGTAcctttaaaatgcaaaatgacaACCACTATATTATAAAGAATACAATAATATTATCATATCGAAAATTTAAACACTTTacagaaatattaaataagataattgttattaactttaacaaaatattgaaatcaaTCGCTCTGGTAATTATTACTTTTCCCAGGGATGGATGACAGCCCTATGCCCAAACTCAACAGTGTTGGCTAACGCTAGCATGTACAAAAACAATGCTAGTTCGTaaacaaaacatattttttatacattacTTTGCCAAAGCGAAAAAGCAAGGACAATATGCGTAAGACGTGGGTGAAGAGGGAGAATATATACTTCAAGCCCTTCTACAAGCAGAAGTCAAAGATGTTCCTGCTGCTTATCTTCCTGGTGGGGATTTCCTTCATCGCGTATCAGGTAAGAGTCTGGCAAGGATTTGACTGCGCAAAGAGTTTAATGTGTAACCAATAACGATAGGCCTTCTCGCTGAACCAGCTGCCCGGAGTGCCTGCTCCTTGGAATCTGCAGCAGATCAAACGAAAGCACCAGCAGATGATGCAGTCTCTGGGCAGCAAGCAGCGCGACGTGGACGACTTCGATGGCGGAGGAGGGGATGCAGTTACTTCGGCAGGCGGAGAAACATTAGCTGTGGCTGGCCACGAGGATCCAATCAAGATTGTCAGGTAAATAGATGGATGGATTCTGGCTGGATTCCTGGAATTCGTAATCCTGTTCCTTTACCTTTAGGGGCACAAGACTCTTCGACTACGACGCCTACAAGCCCAACTTCGAGGGCAAGTTCCGGTGTCTGGATGGCTCCAAGGAGATTCCGTTCGATCACCTGAACGACAACTATTGCGACTGTGAGGATGACGGCAGCGATGAGCCCAGCACGAATGCCTGCACCAAGGGGCGGTTCTACTGCCGCTACCAGAAGCGTCACATCACGGGCCGGGGCCTGGATGTCTACGTTGCCAGCAGCCGAATCAATGACCACGTGTGCGACTGCTGCGACGGCAGCGACGAGTGGAGCACGGCGACCAAGTGCCCCAATGACTGTGCGTAGTTGCAGGCCGACGAGACTCCCATTCCTCTTCCAACTCCTCCACCTGTGCACCCAGGACACCAATCTCAAGGATGAAGCTGTCTGGCGCATCACAAGCGATATTTTTTGTACGAGTACAATagaattgtaatttattttaaaataagtagattgaataaaagaaacaaattcCAAGAAGTACAATGGGGCCAGTTCCAGTTTTCACATTCAAAGAATCCGATGGTCGCATCCTTCGCTGTCCACGCATCTCCAAATGATTTTATGTgttcaaattgtttaaaagtATAATTAATTTGGCGCCAGCGCAGCTGTAAGATGAAATCTTTGGAGACATgtgaaaacaagaaaattcgCCATTGCTCAAATTGGTCATTTtatccatatatgtatgcttattcattttattaccAGACTCACAAAAATCAGTAGAATTTACATTGggaattcttttttgttttttgcttggCTTTCTCTGCACCTTTTTGCTTTCAAATTCGCagaattttcatttataatgTTTAATTTACATCTATGACCTTCTGTAATTTTAGATAATAGGGTTCTTGcctaaaaatgttttgtgcATTTTAATCCGTAAAATGTACACCGACAAACTCTAAAGCAATTTTGAACTGCAAATTCTACAAGGTACGAAATTTTGTGTGTAATTATTCCCTTATATGCACAGTAAGTTTTACTGGATCCTCTCGGTTTGCTGGCTTTCTTGTCTTGGTTGGATAAGCGGAAGCGGCAATGATCTCCATATCAATATATTTAGTTTAAGGAACGCGCGCCATTACAATTATTTCTCTGATCTGAATTGGCGAAATTCGCTTTATTCGCATTGAGTACTTCTTTGACTTGCCCAGCACAATCAGAAAAAACTACGTCTATGCCTGGCGAGAAGATTGCTATCGCCGCCGACTCTCGTCTCACAAATTTGATACTTTGCCCCCAGTTTGCGATGGAAACCGGGGATCAACCTAAGtaaagtacattttttgttgtggtTTTCTTTTCAGTTGCAACTTAAAGTAAGCTTACGTACGCTAAGTAATACTTAATCAGAGGGCTTGTGGGTATGTGATTTAGGTTGTTTAGATTTATGCGCCTGTGCGGATGATGTATAAATTCATTGGGGTACTTAAAACGAAAATTGCTTTAGACACGCTACGATTACAGTGGTTGCTCTACGAAGTTTATATCATGTGCGCAAATCACAAATCTTTTtcatttacaaataaatagcATGGagtgttttttaaaataagagAGGTCTTTAAAATcagcatatatataaatacacatatatatatattcggATTATGTATATTATTGCACTGATGAGATTTTGCTTTCAGTTTAGGGTGAATTACGAAAATGAGATGAGCAGAGatacaaaatacaaacaaaaaaatgggaataaataaatacatatacaaaaaaagaagggaCGAAACACTGGACATATAATATAGGACGTGGAAAGTGTGACTCAACTTAAGCTAAGTGCTGATTTTGCTGGTGGTTCTAAGAAACGTTCTCTCGTACAAGTATACATAGATATAGTTAGGCTACAGATCTAACGGCAAAGCGTATAATACAATTTCTGCAGTTTGCGTTTCGAGCGAcactgatgatgatggtggtgcgAGTAGTGATGtgagtggtggtggtggtgatgccTGTATGTTGCCGGATGGTGATGATGGCGCGTCTGTGGCggctgctgcggttgctgttgttgcataTGGCTGTGGTGATTATTTACAAGGCTCGCGGACGAGGCGCTTAGGGCCACCGCCGACGAGATCAGGGCCGCAGCCAGGCGCGAAGAGGAGGCCAGGGCGAGCTCCGGAGCGGCAGCCAGCAGCTGTTGGTGGTGATGGCGCAGCTGCGCCACCTGCTGACGCTTGAGGGCGGCGGTTCCCTTGCGCATCGCATGCAAGCGACGCCTGTGGTGATGCggatgcagttgcagctgtCACTTTGCCTCCTCGCCGGCTTCCAACAGATTGTTGCTACCATTGTTGGTGGCGGCAACCGCCGCCGAAGACTCACTGTTTCCGGctccctgctgctgctggatttgctgttgctgctggttgaGCGCATGGACGTGCTGGCAAAAGGCCTGAAGCACCTCGAAGTGGGTCATCAGATTCGCCGGCTGGTTGTCGTAGTGTAAGTGCCGGGTGATCGGCGCATTCAGCCTCCGTAGCATCTCCGTGAATAGCTTCTCCTCCTTTCTAATCCAGGGACGACGATCATCCTGCACCTGATAGGGCGTCAGGTGGACATGGATGTTCATGCCTGCTTAAAGAGTCCCACTCGTTAGTTGACTTAACTTGACATTTGCTCTCTCCACTTACCCATCCGCGTTAGTGTTTCCAGCAAACTTCGGGATGTGATCCATGTGTTCTTTTGGCCCCCGTGGCCGCCATCCAGCCAGTACATGTCTGAAATTCGGGAGAGAAGGCGGCACATGCTGCTGTCGTCGGGCGTAAGAGTTTTAAGATAGTGAAACTCGTAGAtgaactaaaaataaaaatgaaaaaggagATAAGtaaggttaggttaggttaaGGCCACAACCCTCAGACTCCGATTCAGCGTTTAGATGTATACTCTTCCCGCTTTGTCGACACTTCTGAAAAGGATGGGAGCTGGCGCATTGGCGGGTGGGTCAACTAGTTAACGAACCAAACGCGACTCACTTGATTGAGCACGACGCAGCCCTTGCTAAAGCCAATCAGCACCAGCTTGGATTTGTCCAGATTGAGGTTCTCCCGCCACCAAAGCGGATTGCTGTCGCTGGTTGCCGTGCATGTGGAGGTGCCCATGGCCGAGGCTGTTGTTGCAGTGGCAGCAGGAGCCTGCCTCGTACCACAATCGTTGTTGTAGTGCTCCACATTGTTGGTGGCATTTATCGCCGTAGTAGGAGAAGTCATTTTTATGGCCGCCGgcgtttgctgctgctgttgcagctgctggtTGTTCATTTGCTCTTGGTGGTTGTTCACACTATCATCGTTGCCGCCACCGCCGATGTTGCCATTATTCCCAGACACATTGTTCACTGGCTCTGGCACTTCATTGCCCACTATGGGAAATATTACTGCCCCATCCGCGTCCACTGTGATATTCTCCTGCACCTGCAGTATGTCAATGTCCATCTCCTGGCTGCTGTCGTTGGCCGGTGCCGATTGTGAGTTGGACTCCGAGGTGACCGTGGCATTGGATAGCGTTAGAGCTgcggccgcagcagcagcagccactgccgcagcagctgccgctgcctgGGCGGCCTGATCCAGGATTTCGTTCTCTGGTATGGAGATCAGGCGCTGCGATAGATTCTGAAGCAGTCTGTGGGGATAAACATTAGTTTTCATAAGAGCTCTCTTAAATAGTACGCTGTGCACCTACTTTTCTAAGTGCTGGAGGGCATGGTTCATGGGCGTGTGATCCGGAACTCCTGCGTTGTTGCCCCTCACAAAGTTGTCAAAGCAACTAAAGGTCTTAAACTCCATGCTGCACGGGTAAATGTGGATTTTTTAgagaaatttaatattaatatatgcaaaaaaaaactcaccGCACGGGCCGGATGACGATTATGTGTGACCGGGGAAAGGCCTCGCGCAGGAGGATAGCCGAGTTTTCGAGGTTGTACTTCATATAGCCCCGGCTGTCGCGGTTCGTCTCCATGCTCTCCGGGAAGTCCTGGACGTCTCCACCAAAGTAGATTATGGCCGTGGAGTCCTCCGGCACGTGCACCGAGTGCTGGCGCACAATCGGCGGGCAGTAGACGATGTCATTGGCCCGGTTCTGGAATCCGGCCACGGAAAAGATGCGGAATGGGCCGGCCGAAGTGCTTGGCGTGCACAGACGCTCCCCGCTGCCGCCGCCAAGCATGCCCTCGAAGTTACGGATCCGCTCTTGCAGTTGCAGGAATTGATCAATGGTGAGCTGCAGGGTCGAATGGGTTCATAAGGGATTACTTGCTGGGCAGGGCAAATGAGGGATTAACCACCAATCGCAGCATAATTTTCACAGCTCACACACAAAAGCTTGTTTTGAAAACATTCCCAAACTGTCAAATCTATAAGTACCCCAATATCTTTCTAGATTTTTAAATAGAATAACTGATGGCATCCAAAATCTATGATGTACTTCATTACTGGTTTTTAACCCTAAAGGCAAATACAATCTTATAATAAacttgcttttttttttttgttccttttaGATAGAACAAGTTGGGATTAGTGATATATAAATCTAATTAAGGGACGCCGGTTTTGAAAACTTTGTAAATTACTCGCCGCTTCTAACTATCTATTTGTATCCTAGTAGTAGTCATCCTCATACGCATCCCTAGGATTTCCGCAGCAGCCGACGAAACGCAGCCGAGTATCCTCCATGCAAAGTTTGGCATCCTCGCGCATCTCGCGCGCCTTTAGGCGCACCTCTTCGCGCATCAGGTTGCGACACATGGCCACCAAACCCATGCCCAACAGCATGTAGACAAAGTTAATGGCCAGTTTGGAGTGCTGATCGGCGGCCACGGACTGCAGCTGGGCCAACTCGGCAGGATCGGCTGAAATGTCTTCCTGCAACTTTTGCGTTGCCGCATTCACATCCGCAGTGGTGGTCAGCGAGGCACCCGGTACAAAGTCGCCAAATCCAATCTTGCACAGCGAGGTCATGCAAAAGTAGAAGCTGTTCAGTAAGCTCCACCTCTCCCAGTTGGCAAACATCACGGTGCCGGTGAGGACGTAAAAGAATATGACCCACAGACATGCGGTTGACGGTACAATGACCTTTTTGCGTGTCAGGCTGACACCGCCCTCAAGGGCGTCCATCCGATCCA from Drosophila santomea strain STO CAGO 1482 chromosome 3R, Prin_Dsan_1.1, whole genome shotgun sequence includes:
- the LOC120454570 gene encoding cyclin-Q; this translates as MKNVLDVMSLQQHVESNKAQTMKPIDYRKLNKPGVVPMYIFECAAKLKMKPLTAACAAIVFHRFFREVKPSDYDEFLIAASSLYLAGKIKEDESVKIRDVINVAYCTLNRGNAPLDLNDEYWSMRDAIVQAELLITRTLGFDLNIDLAHKYLLHYMKTLQDWVGTEVWNSVPIAKAAASYLQDFHHSANILKYKPTHVAIGCLSLALQTYGIQVPLTDESDESAMWYKPLVKDFTRENQWEIIENVIEVYKHEAFLKAA
- the LOC120452974 gene encoding glucosidase 2 subunit beta; protein product: MRKTWVKRENIYFKPFYKQKSKMFLLLIFLVGISFIAYQAFSLNQLPGVPAPWNLQQIKRKHQQMMQSLGSKQRDVDDFDGGGGDAVTSAGGETLAVAGHEDPIKIVRGTRLFDYDAYKPNFEGKFRCLDGSKEIPFDHLNDNYCDCEDDGSDEPSTNACTKGRFYCRYQKRHITGRGLDVYVASSRINDHVCDCCDGSDEWSTATKCPNDCA
- the LOC120452975 gene encoding alpha-2C adrenergic receptor, encoding MRKGTAALKRQQVAQLRHHHQQLLAAAPELALASSSRLAAALISSAVALSASSASLVNNHHSHMQQQQPQQPPQTRHHHHPATYRHHHHHHSHHYSHHHHHQCRSKRKLQKLYYTLCR
- the LOC120452971 gene encoding UPF0565 protein C2orf69 homolog isoform X1 is translated as MLGGGSGERLCTPSTSAGPFRIFSVAGFQNRANDIVYCPPIVRQHSVHVPEDSTAIIYFGGDVQDFPESMETNRDSRGYMKYNLENSAILLREAFPRSHIIVIRPVRMEFKTFSCFDNFVRGNNAGVPDHTPMNHALQHLEKLLQNLSQRLISIPENEILDQAAQAAAAAAAVAAAAAAAALTLSNATVTSESNSQSAPANDSSQEMDIDILQVQENITVDADGAVIFPIVGNEVPEPVNNVSGNNGNIGGGGNDDSVNNHQEQMNNQQLQQQQQTPAAIKMTSPTTAINATNNVEHYNNDCGTRQAPAATATTASAMGTSTCTATSDSNPLWWRENLNLDKSKLVLIGFSKGCVVLNQFIYEFHYLKTLTPDDSSMCRLLSRISDMYWLDGGHGGQKNTWITSRSLLETLTRMGMNIHVHLTPYQVQDDRRPWIRKEEKLFTEMLRRLNAPITRHLHYDNQPANLMTHFEVLQAFCQHVHALNQQQQQIQQQQGAGNSESSAAVAATNNGSNNLLEAGEEAK
- the LOC120452971 gene encoding UPF0565 protein C2orf69 homolog isoform X2, translating into MLGGGSGERLCTPSTSAGPFRIFSVAGFQNRANDIVYCPPIVRQHSVHVPEDSTAIIYFGGDVQDFPESMETNRDSRGYMKYNLENSAILLREAFPRSHIIVIRPVRMEFKTFSCFDNFVRGNNAGVPDHTPMNHALQHLEKLLQNLSQRLISIPENEILDQAAQAAAAAAAVAAAAAAAALTLSNATVTSESNSQSAPANDSSQEMDIDILQVQENITVDADGAVIFPIVGNEVPEPVNNVSGNNGNIGGGGNDDSVNNHQEQMNNQQLQQQQQTPAAIKMTSPTTAINATNNVEHYNNDCGTRQAPAATATTASAMGTSTCTATSDSNPLWWRENLNLDKSKLVLIGFSKGCVVLNQFIYEFHYLKTLTPDDSSMCRLLSRISDMYWLDGGHGGQKNTWITSRSLLETLTRMAGMNIHVHLTPYQVQDDRRPWIRKEEKLFTEMLRRLNAPITRHLHYDNQPANLMTHFEVLQAFCQHVHALNQQQQQIQQQQGAGNSESSAAVAATNNGSNNLLEAGEEAK